In the genome of Pseudomonas putida, one region contains:
- a CDS encoding EthD family reductase: MKQVVVVYGTPADTQAFERHYREVHVPLVKQMPNLAKFEASITSTATAQKDWHAIAVLSFRNQEEMDASLSSHAGVAAVEDVSNFASGGCQIYTCEFESF, from the coding sequence ATGAAGCAGGTGGTGGTGGTTTACGGAACTCCTGCGGATACCCAAGCGTTCGAACGTCACTACCGGGAAGTGCATGTGCCGCTCGTGAAGCAAATGCCGAACCTCGCGAAGTTCGAAGCCAGCATTACCAGCACTGCAACCGCCCAAAAAGACTGGCATGCGATTGCGGTACTGAGTTTCCGTAATCAGGAAGAAATGGACGCATCGCTGAGCTCCCATGCTGGTGTTGCAGCCGTGGAGGACGTATCGAACTTCGCCAGCGGTGGCTGCCAGATCTACACCTGCGAATTCGAAAGCTTTTAA
- a CDS encoding flavin reductase family protein, whose amino-acid sequence MSQVQMKAPLEAPEIDVQIFKEAMADFPAAVTIITTWDNEGRPVGATLSAVSSLSASPPMMLACFDRKSKTLECLTQGKPFLIHVLGEGQEHLAMLFAGKCADKFEGIEWKRGKLGLPTICNAACALACEVAEVLPGGDHLIVTGHIRHIDHNNQQTPLLYHRRKMFAVPAAGAPV is encoded by the coding sequence ATGAGCCAGGTGCAGATGAAAGCGCCTCTCGAGGCGCCAGAGATCGACGTGCAGATCTTCAAAGAGGCTATGGCCGACTTCCCAGCAGCAGTCACGATCATCACTACCTGGGACAATGAGGGCCGCCCTGTTGGGGCGACTCTCTCGGCGGTCTCATCCCTGTCGGCGTCTCCTCCCATGATGCTGGCCTGCTTTGATCGCAAATCCAAAACCCTCGAATGCCTCACTCAGGGCAAGCCTTTCCTGATCCATGTGCTTGGTGAAGGCCAAGAACATTTGGCGATGCTGTTCGCAGGAAAGTGCGCCGACAAGTTTGAGGGCATCGAGTGGAAGCGCGGAAAGCTCGGCCTTCCCACGATTTGTAATGCAGCATGCGCTCTGGCCTGTGAGGTAGCAGAGGTTCTGCCGGGTGGCGACCACCTCATCGTAACCGGGCATATCCGCCACATCGACCACAACAACCAGCAGACACCGCTTCTCTACCATCGCAGGAAAATGTTCGCCGTACCCGCTGCTGGAGCGCCTGTATGA
- a CDS encoding LLM class flavin-dependent oxidoreductase produces MKISLLQEGETIQGVSVPQRYQEMIAEACLADKLGFYAWGTSEQHFNPPKFTVSAPEVLYAAIAAQTKDIKLRTMCAVMLQWNHPILVAERTSTLDIVSNGRAEIATARSNNLVTLEAFGVDPSTTRAQWEDGMEVLIKAFADETLQHEGPIWSIPPRTIVPRPVQTPHPPIYVSASSVQTHSNAGERGIGVLSFENYFGFDYLQECIDAYRAGLATHKSSVPRRTEQAGLYVATAFCDTTRARAIDIARDVTTSYFKFIIDLYAPLGKKGSYEYLDGRMLRLLDHEGDMDFLVSETPSVMVGDPDDFIKRIRKLQQMGIDEILLRIDGIPHEDIMRSIELIGREVMPVINGGAK; encoded by the coding sequence ATGAAGATCAGTCTGTTGCAAGAAGGCGAAACCATCCAAGGCGTCAGCGTTCCGCAGCGTTATCAGGAAATGATCGCCGAAGCCTGTCTCGCTGATAAGCTCGGTTTCTACGCCTGGGGCACCTCTGAGCAGCACTTCAACCCACCGAAATTTACTGTCTCCGCGCCTGAGGTGCTGTACGCAGCTATCGCCGCACAGACCAAGGACATCAAATTGCGCACCATGTGTGCAGTGATGCTGCAGTGGAACCACCCAATCCTCGTCGCTGAACGAACCTCGACCTTGGACATTGTCTCCAATGGCCGAGCAGAAATCGCCACTGCGCGTTCGAACAACCTGGTGACTCTCGAAGCCTTCGGCGTCGACCCGAGCACTACTCGTGCGCAGTGGGAAGATGGTATGGAAGTGCTCATCAAAGCCTTCGCAGACGAAACGCTGCAGCATGAAGGCCCAATCTGGAGTATTCCACCCCGCACCATTGTTCCACGCCCGGTTCAGACCCCGCATCCACCAATCTACGTATCGGCCTCCAGCGTGCAGACGCATAGCAATGCCGGCGAGCGTGGGATTGGCGTGCTCAGTTTCGAAAACTACTTCGGCTTCGATTACCTCCAAGAGTGCATCGACGCCTATCGTGCGGGCCTAGCCACGCACAAGAGCTCCGTACCGCGCCGTACCGAGCAAGCAGGCCTCTACGTCGCCACTGCGTTCTGCGATACCACTCGAGCTCGAGCAATTGATATCGCTCGCGACGTCACCACCAGCTACTTCAAATTCATCATCGACCTCTACGCCCCGCTCGGCAAAAAAGGGTCGTATGAGTATCTGGATGGTCGAATGCTTCGCCTGCTCGATCACGAGGGCGACATGGACTTCCTCGTTTCGGAAACACCGTCCGTGATGGTCGGCGATCCAGACGACTTCATTAAGCGCATTCGCAAGCTACAGCAGATGGGCATCGACGAGATCCTGCTCCGAATCGATGGTATCCCTCACGAAGACATCATGCGCTCCATCGAGCTGATCGGTCGTGAAGTTATGCCTGTCATCAATGGGGGTGCCAAATGA
- a CDS encoding nucleotidyltransferase family protein: MKPSDAIRGKEGAIKRLVESYGFVSPQLFGSTVRGDDQEGSDLDILATIPSSKTGTISLFDIADLEDELQVLIGVPVDFNIGNNMPEHFWQEIESKMIEL, translated from the coding sequence ATGAAGCCTAGCGATGCGATCCGTGGCAAAGAAGGAGCCATAAAGCGCCTGGTCGAATCCTACGGCTTCGTATCCCCACAGCTGTTTGGCTCGACTGTGCGAGGTGATGATCAAGAAGGTAGCGACCTCGACATCCTCGCCACCATTCCCTCCAGCAAGACCGGCACAATCTCGCTTTTCGACATCGCCGACCTTGAAGATGAGCTCCAGGTACTGATCGGCGTACCAGTGGATTTCAACATCGGCAACAACATGCCCGAACACTTCTGGCAGGAGATCGAGAGCAAGATGATCGAGCTCTAG
- a CDS encoding DUF5677 domain-containing protein — protein sequence MTDQSILNESFFEQGFISRNIDETIARITSENEEWFTLLRDINKLLQAAVVSGFEKHHGRTMDLEVLAMFSALRSLSNFQSVFINLERGMIVEARILIRCLFENAFCVGALAESPEKFIPLLHKDNVAAKRGQAKALKQGNYSLDQDVAAAMDEILAGDKGRHLNWQEVAEMSSLGHQYLFYKHLSDDAMHYSASSLKRYIVSNKETNSWSGYKFGPGKKAEVALSANLAASAALGILIGFLQATKDSSRDKEANELLDRFGSLSSLKPE from the coding sequence ATGACAGACCAATCGATTTTGAACGAAAGTTTCTTCGAGCAAGGCTTTATATCCAGAAACATTGATGAAACAATCGCACGCATAACTTCAGAAAACGAAGAGTGGTTTACACTGCTGAGGGATATAAATAAACTTCTGCAGGCAGCTGTAGTGTCTGGCTTTGAAAAGCATCACGGTAGAACCATGGACTTAGAAGTTCTAGCCATGTTTTCGGCTTTGCGGTCTTTAAGTAATTTTCAATCGGTTTTCATAAACCTCGAGCGAGGTATGATTGTTGAAGCCAGGATTTTGATACGATGCCTTTTTGAAAATGCATTTTGCGTGGGTGCGTTAGCAGAAAGTCCTGAGAAATTTATCCCCTTGCTCCATAAAGATAACGTTGCTGCCAAGCGCGGCCAAGCCAAAGCCTTGAAGCAAGGTAACTACTCTCTAGATCAAGACGTTGCTGCGGCCATGGACGAGATCTTGGCTGGCGATAAAGGCCGCCACTTGAACTGGCAAGAAGTTGCAGAGATGTCTTCGCTTGGGCATCAATACTTATTTTACAAGCATCTTTCTGATGATGCGATGCATTATTCAGCTTCTTCGCTTAAGCGCTACATTGTGTCAAATAAGGAAACTAATAGCTGGAGCGGCTACAAATTTGGGCCAGGCAAGAAAGCGGAAGTCGCTCTGTCGGCTAACCTGGCTGCATCAGCAGCTTTAGGTATCCTGATTGGATTTCTTCAGGCGACCAAAGATTCTTCCCGCGACAAAGAGGCGAATGAGCTTCTGGATAGATTCGGATCACTCAGCTCCTTAAAGCCAGAGTGA
- a CDS encoding histidine phosphatase family protein produces MKNVRMVRHGESAANAGRPTKDHASIPLTAKGLEQAHMVARSFTNAPGLIVASPFLRAQATAQVTAARYPAVAFETWPIQEYTYLAPARCVDTTLAQRRGWVEAYWQRADPAYRDGEGAESFQELVGRARSFLHRLGKHPATDIAVFSHGQLINTVAWLLEHEPQEIDGLAMQDWREYEIANHIENGQGFFIAWESGKWGTGQRKGSS; encoded by the coding sequence ATGAAGAATGTGAGGATGGTACGCCACGGCGAGAGTGCTGCGAACGCAGGCCGGCCCACCAAGGATCACGCGAGTATCCCCCTCACAGCAAAAGGGCTGGAGCAAGCCCATATGGTCGCCCGGTCTTTCACGAACGCCCCAGGCCTAATCGTTGCTTCGCCGTTCCTTCGCGCCCAGGCAACCGCGCAGGTGACGGCAGCCCGATACCCTGCTGTCGCTTTCGAAACCTGGCCGATTCAGGAATACACGTACCTAGCGCCGGCACGTTGTGTTGATACAACCCTGGCGCAACGGCGTGGTTGGGTTGAGGCGTACTGGCAAAGAGCAGACCCCGCCTACCGTGATGGTGAGGGCGCAGAGTCGTTCCAGGAACTGGTAGGTAGAGCGCGGTCATTCCTTCACCGACTTGGTAAACATCCAGCTACTGACATAGCCGTGTTTTCGCATGGTCAGCTCATCAACACGGTGGCTTGGCTACTCGAGCATGAGCCACAGGAAATTGATGGCCTGGCGATGCAGGACTGGCGAGAGTATGAGATCGCCAATCACATTGAAAATGGTCAGGGCTTTTTCATTGCCTGGGAGTCGGGCAAATGGGGAACTGGCCAACGAAAGGGCTCCTCCTAA
- a CDS encoding GNAT family N-acetyltransferase: MPTLPPLGASEEEWRAFAEERCEELKPHVAEFILERFTYKPRYVQQRVWRTFATVSALSTQFDIYIRMFVKPNDYWPRECLVLARIGFTKERAGHGRALVQRLVELAPTFGYRYLAIESANANASAFAERLGFSPRDNGRHWIGMVDAVQEALNR, encoded by the coding sequence ATGCCCACCCTTCCTCCGCTCGGGGCCAGTGAAGAAGAATGGCGCGCCTTTGCCGAAGAACGCTGTGAGGAGCTCAAGCCTCATGTAGCGGAGTTCATCCTGGAGCGGTTCACGTATAAGCCCAGGTATGTCCAACAGCGGGTCTGGCGAACCTTCGCGACCGTGTCAGCCCTGAGCACGCAGTTCGACATCTACATCCGCATGTTTGTGAAGCCAAATGACTACTGGCCAAGGGAGTGCCTTGTCCTGGCTCGGATCGGCTTCACGAAGGAACGTGCTGGACATGGTCGAGCGCTAGTGCAGCGCCTGGTGGAGCTGGCTCCAACATTCGGCTATCGCTACCTCGCTATCGAGTCAGCCAATGCCAACGCATCAGCTTTCGCCGAGAGGCTGGGCTTCAGCCCTCGCGACAATGGCCGTCACTGGATAGGTATGGTCGACGCCGTGCAGGAAGCCTTGAATCGCTGA
- a CDS encoding ABC-three component system middle component 6, which produces MIIQNTSSPLKSLYIVGGRLLMVLKSSEFGSMSPLALFEKYQDRFERVSFAYILYALDWLYITGCVELTKQGDISLCN; this is translated from the coding sequence ATGATCATTCAGAATACAAGCTCACCGCTTAAAAGCCTTTACATAGTCGGTGGACGCTTACTGATGGTCTTAAAGTCTAGCGAATTTGGCTCCATGAGCCCACTAGCACTTTTCGAAAAATATCAAGATAGATTTGAGCGTGTTTCTTTTGCTTACATTCTGTACGCGCTCGACTGGCTCTACATCACTGGATGTGTAGAGCTAACGAAGCAAGGTGATATTTCTTTATGCAACTGA
- a CDS encoding DUF2326 domain-containing protein, whose amino-acid sequence MQLIKLSVFDGSEEIRTIQFKDGINIITNLGETGNQIGKSTSLRALAFCLGGKSEPLWKDPDNNKVNEKVKDYLTKGDVKFELTLRVASINHQITRVLSRKMGSLRESIKIISTIDGVVYKSNAGFTRELPRIFGYTREQPSFNSIRSKFFRTNRTTSNNTLAYLHTYTSDNDYDLIYAYLFDFEFIDSVRQINLIEQQIQLEDNRIRTLLGGLPLANRQEEIQLIDLKISELQIKEDEYDIFESQSYAIAELRESRRSVAALTSRIVKLETKLYYNNKTIERYKNNLVELNVGEITSLYNEAKSLVPNLSKTLEETIEFHNSIMSRKAAYVEEMSAETADELDTLRMSLARLISDEQSKVKDLSRDSHVSGLILVEKQMQDLREARGRLAYVISEVEVSNKRIKDLLTTVDGVKRSIAVHYSDLNSKLKVFNEAYVDITKRLFVTHHNELTVSAGRDGKADFKITNEELNTGDGVPRAAAMAFDMSYVYFVNKFKSRLPAFTAQDYLEVVDEDKLIKLFDFANEKKIQTIAAILNDKLGGFDKKFLEANTILELTKEEKFFKL is encoded by the coding sequence ATGCAACTGATTAAATTATCTGTATTTGATGGAAGCGAAGAAATACGTACCATCCAATTCAAGGACGGAATTAACATTATTACCAACCTGGGCGAAACTGGGAACCAGATTGGTAAAAGCACATCACTTCGTGCACTAGCATTCTGCTTGGGCGGAAAGTCTGAGCCTCTTTGGAAAGATCCTGACAACAACAAGGTCAACGAAAAGGTTAAAGACTATCTTACCAAAGGCGACGTTAAGTTTGAGTTAACTCTAAGAGTCGCCTCCATTAATCACCAAATCACGCGTGTGCTCTCAAGAAAAATGGGATCCCTACGTGAGAGCATCAAAATCATTAGCACCATTGATGGCGTCGTCTACAAGAGCAATGCTGGCTTCACTCGCGAACTCCCTCGTATATTTGGATATACACGAGAGCAGCCTAGCTTCAACTCAATACGAAGCAAGTTCTTCCGAACGAACAGAACCACAAGCAACAACACGCTTGCGTACCTACACACGTACACTAGCGACAATGATTACGACCTGATTTATGCATATCTGTTTGACTTTGAATTCATTGATTCCGTTCGCCAGATCAACCTAATTGAGCAGCAAATACAACTAGAAGATAATCGTATCCGAACACTTCTCGGCGGCCTCCCTTTGGCGAATCGCCAGGAAGAAATCCAACTAATCGACCTGAAGATTTCTGAACTTCAAATCAAAGAAGATGAGTACGACATATTTGAATCTCAAAGTTATGCCATCGCAGAACTCCGGGAATCCCGAAGAAGCGTGGCAGCATTGACTTCTCGTATCGTCAAGCTTGAAACAAAACTTTATTATAATAACAAAACAATCGAACGATACAAAAATAACTTGGTGGAGCTAAACGTAGGGGAAATTACCTCTCTCTACAATGAGGCCAAGTCGCTAGTTCCAAACCTCAGCAAGACACTTGAAGAAACTATTGAATTCCATAATTCGATAATGAGCCGCAAGGCCGCATACGTCGAAGAAATGTCGGCTGAGACAGCGGATGAACTTGACACTCTGAGAATGAGTTTGGCACGACTCATATCAGATGAACAGAGTAAGGTGAAAGATCTTTCCAGAGACAGCCATGTCAGCGGACTGATCCTGGTCGAAAAGCAAATGCAGGATTTACGGGAGGCTCGAGGCAGGCTTGCTTACGTCATAAGCGAGGTAGAGGTGTCCAACAAGCGAATCAAAGATCTACTCACTACAGTTGACGGCGTAAAGCGGAGTATTGCAGTGCACTACTCTGACTTAAACTCCAAGCTTAAAGTCTTCAATGAAGCATATGTCGACATCACTAAAAGATTATTCGTAACTCATCACAACGAACTGACAGTTTCTGCAGGCCGAGATGGCAAGGCAGATTTCAAGATTACAAACGAAGAACTGAACACTGGCGACGGAGTTCCGAGGGCCGCAGCAATGGCTTTCGACATGTCCTATGTGTACTTCGTGAATAAATTCAAATCCAGGCTTCCTGCTTTTACCGCCCAAGACTATCTTGAAGTTGTAGACGAAGACAAGCTAATAAAATTATTTGATTTTGCCAACGAAAAGAAAATACAAACTATCGCAGCAATTTTAAACGACAAACTTGGTGGCTTTGATAAAAAGTTCCTTGAAGCCAATACCATTCTCGAACTGACCAAAGAAGAAAAATTTTTCAAACTTTAG
- a CDS encoding NAD+ synthase, whose translation MEQRLRVVMAQLNIRVGDVYGNVEKVIEAAHKARDDLKAQVIVFPELTLCGYPPEDLLLRSSMQSRIEKALQHIKDAVQGIVTVIGFPWVEDGARYNSCAVISDGKELARYNKQRLPNYRVFDEKRYFEPGSGPCVVNLFGVPVGITICEDIWFSEPLKQACDAGAQIMLTLNASPFHRGKQAEREELLATRASECSIPMVYVNQVGGQDELVFDGNSFVVDGDGKVTQRAPAFEEGLFVSEFEIKEGVLVPVPAQTTELLSIEASVYQALVAGVKDYVQRNGFKGVVLGLSGGIDSALVLAVAVDALGAENVEAVMMPYHYTAQMSQDDAKEEADILGVKYSVLPIASMVEAFLTTLAPMFEGLGKDTTEENLQARCRGTMLMAISNKKRYLVLTTGNKSEMAVGYATLYGDMAGGYDVLKDVPKTLVFRLCEYRNTLGYVIPQRVIDRPPSAELAPDQKDEDSLPPYPVLDEILRLYIEQDLSADAITEKGFDQEVVRKVIRLVDLNEYKRRQAAVGPRVTERGFGRDRRYPITSGWSIGD comes from the coding sequence ATGGAGCAACGTTTGAGAGTGGTAATGGCCCAGCTGAACATCCGCGTCGGGGATGTATACGGCAACGTTGAGAAGGTCATCGAAGCCGCTCATAAGGCCCGCGACGACCTCAAAGCCCAGGTCATCGTTTTCCCAGAGCTGACCCTTTGCGGTTACCCACCAGAGGATCTGCTCCTTCGCTCCAGCATGCAGAGCCGGATCGAAAAAGCCCTGCAGCATATCAAGGACGCTGTCCAAGGCATCGTCACTGTAATCGGCTTCCCTTGGGTCGAGGATGGAGCGCGCTACAACAGCTGCGCCGTGATTTCGGACGGCAAGGAGCTCGCCCGCTATAACAAGCAGCGCCTGCCTAACTATCGTGTTTTCGATGAGAAGCGGTACTTTGAGCCGGGCAGCGGCCCATGCGTAGTTAACCTCTTCGGCGTACCGGTCGGTATCACTATCTGTGAGGACATCTGGTTCTCCGAGCCGCTCAAGCAGGCTTGTGATGCCGGTGCCCAGATCATGCTGACCCTGAATGCCTCGCCGTTCCATCGTGGAAAGCAGGCTGAACGTGAAGAGCTATTGGCGACGCGTGCCAGCGAATGCTCAATCCCCATGGTCTACGTGAACCAGGTTGGTGGCCAAGACGAACTGGTGTTCGACGGCAACAGCTTCGTAGTGGATGGCGACGGAAAGGTTACTCAGCGCGCCCCTGCTTTCGAGGAGGGGCTCTTCGTCTCGGAGTTTGAGATCAAGGAAGGCGTTTTGGTGCCCGTTCCGGCTCAGACCACCGAGCTTCTCAGCATTGAGGCCAGCGTCTACCAGGCACTGGTAGCTGGCGTTAAGGACTATGTGCAGCGCAACGGGTTCAAAGGTGTTGTGCTAGGCCTTTCGGGTGGCATCGACTCGGCGTTGGTGCTCGCTGTTGCTGTGGATGCCTTGGGTGCAGAAAACGTTGAAGCTGTGATGATGCCGTATCACTACACGGCCCAGATGAGCCAGGACGACGCGAAAGAGGAAGCCGACATCTTGGGTGTGAAGTACAGCGTCCTGCCCATCGCATCCATGGTAGAAGCCTTCCTGACCACGCTTGCGCCAATGTTCGAAGGTTTGGGCAAAGACACCACCGAGGAAAACCTCCAGGCCCGGTGTCGCGGCACCATGCTCATGGCCATTTCCAACAAGAAGCGGTATCTCGTTCTCACGACCGGCAACAAGAGTGAGATGGCGGTCGGCTATGCGACCTTGTATGGTGATATGGCGGGTGGCTACGACGTCTTGAAGGACGTACCGAAGACCTTGGTATTCCGCCTCTGCGAATACCGCAACACCCTGGGCTACGTAATTCCGCAGCGCGTCATTGATCGTCCACCATCTGCAGAGCTTGCTCCTGACCAGAAGGACGAAGATTCCTTGCCTCCATACCCTGTCCTTGATGAGATCCTTCGCTTGTACATCGAGCAGGACTTGTCTGCCGATGCCATTACCGAGAAGGGCTTCGATCAGGAGGTTGTGAGGAAGGTAATTCGCTTGGTCGACCTGAACGAATACAAGCGGCGCCAGGCCGCTGTGGGCCCTCGTGTCACCGAGCGCGGCTTCGGTCGTGACCGGCGTTACCCTATCACTTCTGGCTGGAGTATCGGTGATTAA
- the azu gene encoding azurin: protein MFAKAVAVSLLTLASASVFAAECSVTVESTDQMSYTSKEFTVDKSCKEFTVKLTHSGSLPKNVMGHNLVISKTADMQGIATEGMSKGLENDYLNAANAAIIAHTKMIGAPEKETEVKFDTSKLEAGGDYSFFCTFPGHISMMKGKVIVK, encoded by the coding sequence ATGTTTGCGAAAGCTGTAGCGGTATCCCTGCTGACCCTCGCCAGCGCTTCTGTCTTTGCAGCCGAGTGCTCGGTCACTGTGGAATCGACCGATCAGATGTCCTACACCAGCAAAGAATTCACGGTCGACAAGAGCTGCAAAGAGTTCACCGTCAAACTGACCCACTCCGGCAGCCTGCCGAAGAACGTCATGGGCCATAACCTGGTGATCAGCAAGACCGCCGACATGCAAGGCATTGCCACCGAGGGCATGAGCAAGGGTCTGGAAAACGATTACCTCAACGCCGCCAACGCCGCGATCATCGCCCACACCAAGATGATCGGCGCGCCAGAGAAGGAAACCGAAGTGAAGTTCGACACTTCCAAGCTGGAAGCCGGTGGCGACTACAGCTTCTTCTGCACCTTCCCGGGCCACATCTCGATGATGAAGGGCAAGGTCATCGTCAAGTAA
- a CDS encoding TIGR00730 family Rossman fold protein, with product MPVRSICVFCGASTGTHPAYRDAAVALGQAIARRGLTLVYGGSSVGLMGAVADAAMAAGGEVIGVMPQSLIDAEIGHKGLPRLEVVDGMHARKARMAELSDAFIALPGGLGTLEELFEVWTWGQLGYHAKPLGLLDVNGFYEKLGGFLDHIVEEGFVRPQHRAMLLLGKQPDELLDAMEEFVPPVLPKWVDKKPD from the coding sequence ATGCCTGTACGTTCCATTTGTGTCTTCTGCGGTGCCAGCACCGGCACCCACCCCGCGTATCGCGACGCTGCGGTGGCTCTGGGCCAGGCCATCGCCCGGCGTGGACTGACCCTCGTCTACGGCGGCAGCTCCGTGGGCCTGATGGGCGCCGTCGCCGATGCGGCCATGGCCGCTGGTGGCGAGGTCATCGGCGTCATGCCACAGAGCCTGATCGATGCGGAGATCGGCCATAAAGGCCTGCCACGCCTTGAAGTGGTCGATGGCATGCATGCCCGCAAGGCGCGCATGGCCGAGCTGAGCGATGCCTTCATCGCCCTGCCGGGCGGGCTGGGGACGCTCGAGGAATTGTTCGAAGTCTGGACCTGGGGCCAGCTGGGGTATCACGCCAAGCCGCTGGGTTTGCTGGACGTTAACGGGTTCTATGAAAAGCTTGGCGGGTTCCTCGACCATATCGTCGAAGAAGGCTTCGTAAGGCCACAGCACCGGGCGATGCTGTTGCTCGGCAAGCAGCCGGATGAACTGCTGGATGCGATGGAGGAATTCGTGCCGCCCGTGCTGCCGAAGTGGGTCGACAAGAAGCCTGATTGA